A region from the Halomarina litorea genome encodes:
- a CDS encoding ABC transporter ATP-binding protein — protein sequence MGRLFGRYAADELWLFVVGVLASILGRGVSLVPPLVLGVAIDAVFNGTTPYRLPLVPPELLPTDRVAQVWLSVGLVLGAFVLGVVFTWTQGATLSLFSNRVQHAIRVDAYRAMQGLDMAFFDDKQTGQVMSILNDDVRNLRTFLGSTVSNALTLVVTVVGIAGVLFWLNWQLALVTLVAVPLLTAFTVWFMRTIRPRYRALRSSVGALNTRLENNISGMEVIKTSHTEAHEEARIREASFDYYLRTWAVARLEYLYQPTMELLAGVAFAATFALGGYWLVAGPPGPFSGTLLVGEFVTFLFMTQRFIDPLSGAGRIVASYEDARASAERVVSFLDREVVVRDREGAVVPDRIEGRVEYEDVTFGYREDLPVVRDLSLSVAPGETVAFVGPTGAGKSTAAKLLLRLYEVDAGIIRVDGLDVRDVAVDSLRDAIGYVSQDVFLFDGTVRENVAYGSFDATDEEIADAARAAEAHKFIEDLPDGYDTRVGERGVKLSGGQRQRVAIARAMLQDPEILVLDEATSAVDTETEVLIQRGLARLTEDRTTLVIAHRLSTIKDADCIYVVDEGRIVESGSHDDLLALDGLYATLWTIQAGERAAEALFARRARTDGDGEEDGP from the coding sequence GTGGGCCGGTTGTTCGGGCGGTACGCGGCGGACGAACTGTGGCTGTTCGTCGTCGGCGTCCTCGCCAGCATCCTCGGGCGGGGCGTGAGCCTCGTCCCTCCCCTCGTGTTGGGCGTGGCCATCGACGCCGTGTTCAACGGCACGACGCCGTACCGCCTCCCCCTCGTCCCCCCCGAACTCCTGCCGACGGACCGCGTCGCGCAGGTGTGGCTCTCGGTCGGTCTCGTCCTCGGGGCGTTCGTCCTCGGCGTCGTCTTCACGTGGACGCAGGGCGCGACGCTCTCGCTGTTCTCGAACCGCGTCCAGCACGCCATCCGCGTCGACGCCTACCGGGCGATGCAGGGCCTCGACATGGCGTTCTTCGACGACAAGCAGACCGGGCAGGTCATGTCCATCCTCAACGACGACGTGCGCAACCTACGGACGTTCCTCGGGTCGACAGTGAGCAACGCGCTCACCCTCGTCGTCACCGTCGTCGGCATCGCGGGCGTGCTGTTCTGGCTGAACTGGCAACTCGCGCTCGTCACCCTCGTCGCTGTCCCCCTCCTCACGGCGTTCACCGTCTGGTTCATGCGGACCATCCGCCCTCGCTACCGCGCGCTCCGCTCCAGCGTCGGGGCGCTGAACACCAGACTGGAGAACAACATCAGCGGGATGGAGGTCATCAAGACCTCGCACACCGAGGCCCACGAGGAGGCGCGCATCCGGGAGGCCTCCTTCGACTACTACCTCCGGACGTGGGCCGTCGCCCGCCTGGAGTACCTCTATCAGCCGACGATGGAACTGCTGGCAGGGGTCGCCTTCGCCGCCACCTTCGCGCTGGGGGGCTACTGGCTCGTCGCCGGGCCGCCGGGTCCCTTCTCGGGGACCCTCCTCGTCGGGGAGTTCGTCACCTTCCTGTTCATGACCCAGCGGTTCATCGACCCGCTCTCGGGGGCGGGGCGCATCGTCGCCTCCTACGAGGACGCCCGCGCCTCCGCCGAACGCGTCGTCTCCTTCCTCGACCGGGAGGTGGTGGTCCGCGACCGGGAGGGCGCGGTGGTCCCCGACCGCATCGAGGGCCGCGTGGAGTACGAGGACGTCACCTTCGGCTACCGCGAGGACCTCCCCGTGGTCCGCGACCTCTCGCTGTCGGTCGCCCCCGGTGAAACCGTCGCGTTCGTCGGCCCGACGGGCGCGGGGAAGTCGACCGCCGCGAAACTCCTCTTGCGCCTCTACGAGGTCGACGCCGGGATCATCCGGGTGGACGGCCTCGACGTGCGCGACGTTGCGGTCGACAGCCTCCGGGACGCCATCGGCTACGTCTCGCAGGACGTGTTCCTCTTCGACGGCACCGTCCGGGAGAACGTCGCCTACGGGAGTTTCGACGCCACGGACGAGGAGATAGCGGACGCGGCCCGCGCCGCGGAGGCCCACAAGTTCATCGAAGACCTGCCCGACGGCTACGACACCCGCGTCGGCGAACGCGGCGTGAAACTCTCCGGCGGTCAGCGACAACGGGTCGCCATCGCCCGCGCGATGTTACAGGACCCCGAGATTCTGGTGCTCGACGAGGCGACCAGCGCCGTCGACACCGAGACGGAGGTGCTCATCCAGCGCGGACTGGCCCGCCTGACCGAAGACCGGACCACCCTCGTCATCGCCCACCGCCTCTCGACGATCAAGGACGCCGACTGCATCTACGTCGTCGACGAGGGCCGCATCGTGGAGTCGGGGAGTCACGACGACCTGCTCGCCCTCGACGGCCTGTACGCCACGCTCTGGACGATTCAGGCGGGCGAACGGGCCGCCGAGGCGCTGTTCGCCCGCCGCGCGCGGACCGACGGCGACGGAG
- a CDS encoding DICT sensory domain-containing protein gives MTLRELIREVEGRRREITVRAPSDEAGLSATLAEHFATENVTVEHVPVEDGEDAEILLTDGNIILARICAGAARSLAAPATDAPWRPGFEGCDYRDLLVHLDDTLFSSYDRRQMLATSREIEDRAWRTAEGTLYAGFQRFSVLDAQREVYRHLARTGIDIHVYGEADRDPPLTEGITFHPSTTPEVTDTWFLVFDDPTGSNSCALAAEERTPGAFFGFWTYDPMTVDRAVEAVTRLD, from the coding sequence ATGACACTCCGAGAGCTGATTCGTGAGGTCGAGGGTCGCCGCAGGGAGATCACTGTCCGCGCCCCGTCGGACGAGGCGGGTCTCTCCGCGACTCTCGCCGAACACTTCGCGACGGAGAACGTCACCGTCGAACACGTACCCGTCGAGGACGGCGAGGACGCCGAGATACTGCTGACCGACGGGAACATCATCCTGGCACGCATCTGCGCCGGCGCGGCGCGCTCGCTCGCGGCCCCGGCGACGGACGCGCCGTGGCGCCCGGGCTTCGAGGGGTGTGACTACCGCGACCTGCTCGTCCACCTGGACGACACCCTCTTCTCGTCGTACGACCGCCGGCAGATGCTCGCGACCTCCCGCGAGATAGAAGACCGGGCGTGGCGCACGGCCGAGGGGACGCTGTACGCCGGGTTCCAGCGGTTCTCGGTGCTCGACGCGCAACGGGAGGTGTACCGCCACCTCGCGCGGACGGGCATCGACATCCACGTCTACGGCGAGGCGGACCGCGATCCGCCGCTCACCGAGGGCATCACGTTCCACCCCTCGACGACCCCCGAGGTCACGGACACGTGGTTCCTCGTCTTCGACGACCCGACGGGGTCGAACTCGTGTGCGCTGGCGGCCGAGGAACGCACCCCGGGGGCGTTCTTCGGCTTCTGGACGTACGACCCGATGACGGTCGACCGGGCCGTCGAGGCCGTCACCCGACTCGACTGA
- a CDS encoding DoxX family membrane protein, translating to MSDQSSQSAERLDDIGDVDVATDEGEERTGRRKPPLVARLLFGGVLAYNGYTQLSNLQQMAGYADAKDVPKPGKMVPFTGGMLLVGGLGVVFWRAPKFLAGALATFLAVTTPTMHDFWNADEESKQSEKNHFLKNLAMLGAALAFVGWDDED from the coding sequence GTGAGCGACCAGTCCAGCCAGTCAGCCGAGCGCCTCGACGACATCGGCGACGTCGACGTCGCGACGGACGAGGGTGAGGAGCGGACGGGCCGGCGGAAGCCCCCACTGGTCGCCCGCCTGCTGTTCGGCGGCGTCCTCGCGTACAACGGCTACACGCAGCTCTCGAACCTCCAGCAGATGGCCGGGTACGCGGACGCGAAGGACGTCCCGAAGCCCGGGAAGATGGTTCCGTTCACCGGCGGGATGCTCCTCGTCGGCGGCCTCGGCGTCGTCTTCTGGCGCGCGCCGAAGTTCCTCGCGGGCGCGCTGGCGACGTTCCTCGCCGTGACGACGCCGACGATGCACGACTTCTGGAACGCCGACGAGGAGTCGAAGCAGTCCGAGAAGAACCACTTCCTGAAGAACCTCGCCATGCTCGGCGCCGCGCTCGCGTTCGTGGGCTGGGACGACGAGGACTGA